Proteins encoded by one window of Phosphitispora fastidiosa:
- a CDS encoding homoserine dehydrogenase: protein MGGKCIQAALLGCGTVGGGVWKVLNNNQDIIRKRAGIDIKIKKVLEIDFEKAQKAGVPKAVLTKNPDDIINDKDIDIVIEVIGGTTLSRELILRAMQAGKSVVTANKDLLAQDGEELFGAAGKNKVDLLFEASVGGGIPIIHPLKEGLSGNQIKAIYGIVNGTTNYMLTKMSQDGSNYADVLTEAQEKGYAEADPTSDVEGYDSARKLAILSSIAFNTRVSFKDVYCEGISKITARDIMYAKELNYVVKLLAIGKETDGEIEVRVHPTFIPQSHPLASVNDVFNAIFIQGDAVGDVMFYGRGAGELPTASAVVGDVIDAARNKIMNVRGRIACTCYDNKIIRDIGDTKAKFYVRMKVLDRTGVLAAIASVFGNQEVSLDSVIQKRNIGSLAEIVWVTHDVLEKNIQDALKIIGGLSIVEEICNVIRVEGE, encoded by the coding sequence ATGGGAGGGAAATGCATTCAGGCAGCTTTGTTAGGCTGCGGCACTGTTGGTGGTGGAGTATGGAAGGTTTTAAACAACAACCAGGATATTATCCGGAAAAGGGCCGGTATTGATATAAAGATTAAGAAGGTCCTGGAAATTGATTTTGAGAAAGCGCAAAAAGCCGGTGTCCCGAAAGCTGTCCTGACTAAAAATCCGGATGATATTATCAATGATAAGGATATTGATATTGTAATTGAGGTTATTGGGGGAACTACCCTATCCAGGGAACTTATCCTGAGAGCAATGCAGGCTGGGAAGAGTGTTGTTACTGCAAATAAAGACCTGCTGGCTCAGGATGGTGAGGAACTTTTCGGCGCTGCTGGAAAAAACAAGGTTGATTTACTGTTTGAGGCCAGTGTAGGTGGTGGAATTCCCATAATCCACCCATTAAAGGAAGGCCTGTCAGGCAACCAAATCAAGGCTATTTACGGAATAGTTAATGGGACGACCAATTATATGTTAACCAAAATGAGCCAGGATGGCAGCAATTATGCAGATGTATTGACAGAAGCTCAGGAGAAGGGCTATGCTGAGGCTGACCCTACTTCTGATGTTGAGGGATATGACTCTGCCCGCAAACTGGCCATTCTATCATCTATTGCTTTTAATACCAGGGTTTCCTTCAAGGATGTTTACTGTGAAGGTATTTCTAAAATTACTGCAAGGGATATCATGTATGCCAAGGAATTGAACTATGTTGTCAAGCTCCTGGCAATAGGGAAAGAGACTGATGGCGAAATCGAAGTCAGGGTTCATCCCACGTTTATTCCACAGAGCCATCCCCTGGCATCGGTAAATGATGTTTTTAATGCCATTTTTATCCAGGGTGATGCTGTTGGAGATGTTATGTTTTATGGGCGTGGGGCTGGTGAACTGCCCACTGCATCTGCGGTGGTAGGAGATGTTATAGATGCCGCCCGAAATAAAATCATGAATGTCAGGGGACGTATTGCCTGTACCTGTTATGATAATAAGATTATCAGAGATATCGGGGATACCAAGGCCAAGTTCTATGTGCGTATGAAGGTCTTGGATAGAACGGGTGTATTGGCGGCTATTGCCAGTGTATTTGGTAACCAGGAAGTAAGCTTGGATTCGGTGATTCAGAAGAGGAATATCGGAAGTCTGGCTGAAATTGTATGGGTTACCCATGACGTACTGGAAAAAAATATTCAGGATGCCTTGAAAATTATCGGAGGATTGTCTATAGTTGAAGAGATATGTAATGTTATCAGAGTTGAGGGCGAATAA
- a CDS encoding ACT domain-containing protein: MVREEARQYYIVAVDILPEAIKKTADVKEIIARGEAGTVNTAVQKVGMSKSAFYKYRDGVFPFHRAVHNKIVTVSLLLEHKSGVLSTILNTIAAEQGNILTINQGIPLQGLANATVSIDTAGMTVPVATLLQAVGLIKGVKKVEVIGQS, encoded by the coding sequence ATGGTGAGAGAAGAGGCCAGGCAATATTATATCGTTGCTGTGGATATTTTGCCTGAGGCAATTAAAAAGACTGCAGATGTTAAAGAAATAATAGCCCGTGGCGAAGCTGGGACTGTAAATACAGCTGTGCAGAAAGTTGGAATGTCAAAAAGCGCTTTTTATAAATATCGCGATGGCGTATTTCCTTTTCATCGGGCGGTACATAACAAGATTGTTACTGTATCTCTTCTCCTGGAACACAAGTCAGGAGTCCTGTCTACCATTTTGAATACAATAGCGGCAGAACAGGGTAATATCCTGACAATTAACCAGGGTATCCCATTACAGGGACTTGCCAATGCGACTGTATCCATAGATACAGCCGGGATGACCGTGCCTGTAGCCACTCTTTTACAGGCGGTTGGCCTCATTAAGGGTGTAAAAAAAGTTGAAGTAATCGGACAGAGTTAG
- a CDS encoding arsenic resistance protein codes for MLTKIFHFPSKNLIVAIPVTLLAGFITGYYTDTSFLKAVILPLTFLMIYPTMIGFKVQEAYNLTHIRVLGFSLAINFVIIPLLAYMLGILLLPEQPEMIAGLALASLLPTSGMTISWTMIFKGNVPAAIKMTAVGLITGSLLAPWYLLVMVGKMVPINITQLFFTISVIVFLPLILGNLTFKFLMKRMEPKEFQARLKPLLPSFSQWAMLLIIFSSISMKARMIISQPDLIITGFIVLLLFYVFNFLISTVAGRAFFGREDAIALVYGTVMRNLSISLGVALASFGVKAGLIVTLAFIIQVQTAAWYGKLNERYGFIGERTAPAEK; via the coding sequence ATGTTAACCAAAATTTTTCACTTTCCTTCAAAGAATCTAATTGTAGCTATACCGGTTACGTTGCTTGCGGGGTTTATTACCGGGTACTATACCGATACCTCTTTTCTCAAAGCAGTAATTCTGCCTTTAACTTTCTTGATGATTTATCCCACTATGATAGGTTTCAAGGTTCAGGAGGCCTATAATCTTACACATATCAGGGTATTGGGGTTTTCACTGGCAATAAACTTCGTGATTATTCCGCTGCTGGCGTATATGCTGGGTATCCTGTTGCTGCCTGAACAACCCGAAATGATCGCCGGACTGGCTCTGGCATCTCTGCTGCCTACCAGTGGGATGACTATATCCTGGACTATGATATTTAAGGGGAATGTTCCTGCAGCCATCAAAATGACTGCTGTAGGGTTAATTACAGGTTCACTGCTGGCCCCTTGGTACTTGCTTGTCATGGTAGGCAAAATGGTCCCGATTAATATTACTCAATTGTTTTTCACCATATCGGTTATTGTCTTTTTGCCGCTTATATTAGGTAATTTAACGTTCAAGTTCCTCATGAAAAGGATGGAACCCAAGGAATTTCAGGCAAGGCTCAAGCCTCTTCTGCCCAGTTTCAGCCAGTGGGCCATGCTCCTGATCATATTTTCCAGTATCAGCATGAAGGCCAGGATGATAATCAGCCAGCCTGATCTGATTATAACAGGGTTTATAGTTCTGCTCCTGTTTTATGTATTCAATTTTCTTATCAGTACTGTTGCCGGCAGGGCCTTTTTCGGCAGGGAAGATGCCATTGCATTGGTCTATGGTACGGTGATGCGGAACCTGTCTATCTCTCTGGGAGTAGCCCTGGCTTCATTTGGTGTTAAGGCGGGACTGATTGTTACCCTGGCATTTATCATCCAGGTACAGACCGCTGCCTGGTACGGCAAGTTGAATGAAAGGTATGGTTTCATCGGGGAAAGGACCGCACCGGCAGAAAAGTAG
- a CDS encoding ABC transporter permease, with protein sequence MNYAAWTVLKRNKPAVLGMMVIGLLVIMALAGPAVSGYSYAGQDLENANLGPGGDHWFGTDSLGRDLFTRVCYGARISLAVGILACIVSGLLGIAYGGYSGYAGGRTDDIMMRIVDIFSAVPFILYVILLMVVIEPGLITVFAALGITGWMNMARIVRAQVLSLKEREYVLAAKSIGAGTGQVLFRHIIPNTAGPVMVTMIFGIPEAIFAEAFLSFLGLGVSIPKASWGVLVSEGIGTIGLYPWQLFFPALFISITIMAFYFWGNGLRDALDRC encoded by the coding sequence ATGAACTATGCCGCCTGGACTGTTTTAAAAAGAAATAAACCGGCGGTGCTGGGGATGATGGTAATAGGACTGCTGGTAATTATGGCTTTGGCTGGGCCGGCTGTCAGCGGCTATTCTTATGCGGGCCAAGACCTGGAGAACGCTAACCTGGGGCCTGGCGGGGACCATTGGTTTGGCACAGACAGCCTTGGGAGGGACTTGTTCACACGGGTCTGCTATGGAGCAAGAATTTCACTGGCAGTAGGTATTTTGGCTTGTATCGTCAGCGGTCTGTTAGGAATTGCATATGGCGGGTATTCCGGTTATGCCGGAGGCAGAACAGATGATATCATGATGCGGATTGTGGATATTTTTTCTGCCGTTCCTTTTATTCTGTATGTAATCCTATTGATGGTTGTAATCGAACCGGGCTTGATAACCGTCTTTGCGGCCCTGGGTATTACCGGTTGGATGAACATGGCGAGAATTGTTAGAGCCCAGGTGCTCAGCCTAAAAGAGAGGGAGTATGTACTGGCGGCGAAATCTATCGGAGCCGGCACCGGGCAGGTGCTTTTCCGGCATATTATCCCCAACACTGCTGGGCCTGTGATGGTAACTATGATATTTGGCATACCTGAAGCAATCTTTGCAGAGGCATTTCTGAGTTTTCTCGGACTGGGAGTAAGTATTCCCAAAGCCAGCTGGGGGGTGCTTGTCAGTGAAGGGATTGGCACGATAGGTCTTTATCCCTGGCAGTTGTTTTTCCCCGCTTTATTTATCAGTATTACCATAATGGCCTTCTACTTCTGGGGCAATGGCCTGAGGGATGCCCTTGACCGCTGTTGA
- a CDS encoding ABC transporter permease: protein MRRLVNSLLGLLTIATLVFFLMHAVPGGPFASEKQLPPEVINNLNARYHLDQPLWKQYADYLGGLFRGDLGPSFKYPDRTVNELIREGFPVSATLGIAAVCIAVTAGCSLGIFAALNHNKWQDFLAVGLAALNYSIPGFVMAPLLIYVFSLKLGWFPPAMWGTAEHLVLPTLALAAGPTAFIAALMRSSMLEVLRQDYIRTALAKGLSKKAVVYRHGIRNALIPVIAYLGPMTASVLTGSFVIEKVFAIPGLGEYFVTSITNRDYTVIMGVTLFYSAVLLAINFIIDIVFVLVDPRISLSGSGRLKG, encoded by the coding sequence ATGCGCAGGTTGGTAAACAGCCTGCTGGGTCTGTTGACAATTGCAACACTGGTGTTTTTTCTGATGCACGCTGTTCCTGGCGGCCCCTTTGCCTCTGAAAAGCAGCTTCCCCCTGAGGTAATCAACAATCTTAATGCCAGATACCACTTGGATCAGCCGCTTTGGAAGCAGTATGCGGACTATTTGGGAGGGCTGTTCCGCGGGGATCTTGGCCCTTCTTTTAAATATCCGGACAGGACTGTAAATGAACTTATCCGGGAAGGTTTTCCCGTTTCGGCCACCCTGGGCATAGCAGCTGTCTGTATTGCGGTTACTGCTGGATGTTCCCTGGGAATTTTTGCTGCATTAAACCACAACAAATGGCAGGATTTCCTGGCAGTAGGCTTGGCAGCGCTTAATTATTCCATTCCGGGGTTCGTGATGGCCCCGCTTCTTATTTATGTGTTTTCACTCAAGCTGGGTTGGTTTCCACCTGCCATGTGGGGTACCGCCGAACACCTGGTACTCCCTACACTGGCGCTGGCCGCCGGTCCGACAGCATTTATTGCTGCCCTGATGCGTTCCAGCATGCTGGAGGTTCTCCGCCAGGACTATATCAGGACTGCTCTGGCCAAAGGACTATCCAAAAAGGCTGTTGTTTATCGACATGGGATTAGAAATGCCCTGATACCGGTTATTGCTTACCTGGGGCCAATGACTGCCAGTGTATTGACCGGGAGTTTTGTGATTGAAAAGGTTTTTGCTATACCTGGGTTGGGGGAATATTTTGTTACTAGTATTACAAACAGGGACTATACCGTAATCATGGGGGTTACTTTATTTTATAGTGCAGTTCTCCTGGCCATAAACTTTATTATTGATATTGTGTTTGTGCTGGTAGACCCCAGGATAAGCCTGAGCGGGTCTGGGAGGTTGAAGGGATGA